The Chloroflexota bacterium genome has a window encoding:
- a CDS encoding pyrimidine-nucleoside phosphorylase: protein MRVIDIINKKRDGGELSREEIEFMVLGFTRGDIPDYQMSAWMMAIVWRGMTERETVDLTLAMARSGEILDLSDVAPLVLDKHSTGGVGDKTTLVVAPLVAGLGLPVGKMSGRGLGFSGGTLDKLESIPGFNVNWTREQFKALLKTHGIVVAGQSADLAPADGKMYALRDVTATVESLPLIASSVMSKKIAAGATAIVLDVKTGRGAFMKTEQEAIALAETMVKIGRGAGRRMAAVISDMEQPLGYAVGNALEVAEAIATLQGRGPADFTEHCLVIAAEMLLLAEKCPDAETGKAQLQESIASGRAVAKFREWVRAQGGNERVVEDTTIMPQARLIQVLPSPQSGYVAKVDAMGIGLATVALGAGRQKKGEAIDHAVGVVLKKKVGDRVDKDEPLLVIHANDEGKLAEAREQLLAAYAWSDAPVQPAPLIRRIIR from the coding sequence ATGCGAGTTATTGACATAATAAACAAAAAACGCGATGGCGGAGAGCTGTCTAGGGAAGAAATCGAGTTCATGGTCTTGGGGTTCACGCGCGGTGACATACCCGATTATCAAATGTCAGCCTGGATGATGGCCATCGTGTGGCGGGGCATGACCGAGCGGGAGACCGTGGATCTAACTCTGGCTATGGCTCGCTCTGGAGAGATACTGGATTTGTCAGATGTCGCTCCGCTGGTCCTGGATAAGCACTCTACGGGCGGGGTAGGGGACAAGACCACGCTGGTGGTAGCTCCCCTGGTGGCTGGCCTGGGCTTACCGGTGGGCAAGATGTCCGGACGCGGGCTTGGTTTTTCCGGTGGCACTTTGGATAAATTGGAATCCATTCCGGGTTTCAATGTGAATTGGACCCGCGAGCAATTTAAGGCTTTGTTGAAAACTCACGGCATTGTTGTGGCGGGACAATCGGCGGATCTGGCTCCGGCCGATGGCAAGATGTACGCCTTGCGCGATGTTACCGCCACGGTGGAAAGCCTGCCGCTGATTGCCAGTTCGGTAATGAGCAAGAAGATCGCGGCGGGCGCCACTGCCATTGTGCTGGATGTCAAGACAGGGCGAGGAGCATTTATGAAGACGGAACAGGAAGCCATTGCCTTAGCCGAAACGATGGTCAAGATAGGGCGCGGCGCAGGACGACGTATGGCCGCCGTCATTTCGGACATGGAGCAGCCTTTGGGCTATGCCGTGGGGAATGCGCTGGAAGTTGCTGAGGCTATTGCCACTTTACAGGGGCGCGGCCCTGCCGATTTCACCGAGCATTGCTTGGTGATCGCAGCAGAGATGCTCCTCTTGGCTGAAAAGTGCCCTGATGCGGAGACAGGCAAAGCGCAATTGCAGGAGTCCATCGCATCTGGGCGGGCCGTTGCCAAGTTTCGGGAGTGGGTACGTGCGCAAGGCGGCAACGAGCGAGTCGTAGAGGATACCACGATCATGCCTCAGGCGCGCCTCATCCAAGTCCTGCCTTCACCTCAGAGCGGCTATGTGGCTAAGGTAGATGCCATGGGGATTGGTCTGGCTACCGTTGCTCTTGGCGCAGGGCGGCAGAAGAAAGGCGAAGCGATTGACCATGCGGTTGGGGTGGTGCTCAAGAAGAAGGTAGGCGACCGCGTGGACAAGGACGAACCGCTGCTGGTCATCCATGCCAACGATGAGGGCAAACTCGCTGAAGCAAGGGAACAATTGCTGGCTGCCTATGCCTGGAGCGATGCACCCGTTCAGCCCGCGCCGCTGATCCGACGGATTATCCGGTAG
- a CDS encoding EF2563 family selenium-dependent molybdenum hydroxylase system protein, with product MVVLIRGGGDLGTGVAYRLHRAGFKVIIAELAQPLVIRRTVAFASAVYEGRMAVEGVEARLTHDLAEIEEFLAQGIVPVIVDPEGELISTLQPDVIVDARMAKRNLGTTITQAPIVIGLGPGFIAGQDVHAVIETARGHNLGRVILQGSAEPDTHIPGLVQGYGRERVLWAPCAGTFHGLLRIGDQVEAGQTVAYVAEQPVLASISGVLRGLLHNGLSVHEGQKVGDIDPRGTVEHCFTISDKALAISGGVLEAILYLRRKK from the coding sequence ATGGTCGTCCTAATCAGAGGGGGCGGTGACCTGGGCACGGGAGTGGCCTATCGTCTGCACCGCGCGGGGTTCAAGGTGATCATTGCGGAACTAGCCCAGCCGCTGGTCATTCGACGCACTGTTGCCTTCGCTTCAGCAGTGTACGAAGGTCGCATGGCAGTGGAAGGCGTAGAAGCAAGGCTGACTCATGACCTAGCAGAGATCGAGGAGTTTCTAGCACAAGGAATTGTACCAGTCATCGTGGACCCGGAGGGCGAACTCATCTCTACTCTCCAGCCCGATGTCATCGTGGATGCACGCATGGCCAAACGCAACTTGGGCACAACCATTACGCAAGCGCCCATCGTCATTGGCTTGGGGCCGGGCTTTATTGCTGGACAGGATGTACATGCCGTTATCGAGACCGCGCGCGGACATAACCTAGGTCGTGTGATCTTGCAAGGCAGCGCCGAGCCGGATACGCATATACCCGGCCTAGTGCAAGGCTACGGTCGCGAGCGGGTGCTGTGGGCACCTTGCGCTGGCACCTTCCACGGTCTCTTACGCATCGGTGACCAAGTGGAAGCCGGGCAGACTGTGGCCTATGTCGCAGAGCAACCCGTCTTAGCCAGTATCTCCGGTGTCCTGCGAGGGCTTTTGCATAACGGGCTATCTGTCCACGAGGGACAAAAGGTTGGAGATATCGATCCGCGCGGCACTGTGGAGCACTGCTTTACCATCTCTGATAAGGCTCTGGCCATCAGTGGAGGGGTTCTGGAAGCAATCCTGTACCTGCGTCGGAAGAAATAA
- a CDS encoding (2Fe-2S)-binding protein, with protein sequence MAKTYQLKMNLNGQDVQVEVQPFATLAHVLREQLGLTGTKIGCEEGECGACTVLIDGQAVNSCIYPALKAAGRRVLTIEGLAKNGELHPVQRAFLEHGAVQCGYCTPGMVLAAVALLGQNPHPTEEEIRRAISGNLCRCTGYIQIIEAIKDVASRA encoded by the coding sequence ATGGCCAAGACGTACCAACTTAAAATGAACCTGAACGGCCAAGATGTGCAAGTTGAGGTGCAACCCTTTGCAACACTGGCACATGTGCTGCGCGAGCAGTTAGGTCTAACCGGCACCAAGATTGGCTGTGAGGAAGGAGAATGTGGCGCTTGCACGGTCCTGATAGATGGGCAGGCAGTGAATTCTTGTATTTATCCTGCGCTGAAAGCAGCAGGACGCCGTGTGCTCACGATCGAAGGACTGGCAAAGAACGGTGAACTGCACCCGGTGCAGCGCGCCTTCCTCGAACACGGGGCAGTGCAGTGTGGCTATTGCACACCAGGTATGGTGCTCGCCGCCGTAGCCCTGCTTGGGCAGAATCCCCACCCTACCGAGGAGGAAATTCGCCGCGCCATTTCCGGCAATCTCTGTCGTTGTACTGGCTACATCCAGATCATCGAAGCCATCAAAGACGTTGCCAGCCGTGCATAG
- a CDS encoding FAD binding domain-containing protein encodes MSCEEYILASTVEEALAALASLRGEGRLIAGGTDLVLQLQHGERKARCLVDITRIPGLNEIRWQDSYIVIGAAVTFAQIERSALIRQRATVLAEAASWVGSPQIRNVGTLAGNIVNAQPAADGAIALLALDAEAEIANLTGRQWVALANLFVSPGVSRVDASSEMITAFRFRAHGPREASAFERLARRKALALPLINVGVRVMLDAEGVRMRDVRISIGPVAPMPFRAQQAEAVLKNRVIDQDTLTEAVEAAVLESKPRSSLLRAGKEYRRELIRVLTRRALLRAIEAARG; translated from the coding sequence ATGAGCTGTGAGGAGTACATTCTGGCGTCTACCGTGGAGGAGGCGCTCGCGGCTTTGGCCTCCCTGCGTGGAGAGGGACGGCTTATCGCTGGTGGCACTGACCTTGTCCTCCAACTGCAGCATGGTGAGCGAAAAGCCCGCTGCCTGGTAGATATCACACGCATACCTGGCTTGAATGAAATTCGCTGGCAAGATTCGTACATCGTCATCGGTGCAGCCGTTACCTTTGCCCAAATCGAGCGCTCCGCCTTGATCCGTCAGCGCGCTACGGTCCTGGCTGAAGCTGCGTCCTGGGTAGGCTCCCCCCAGATTCGCAATGTTGGCACATTGGCAGGCAATATCGTCAATGCCCAACCGGCAGCCGATGGTGCCATTGCCCTGCTGGCACTGGATGCAGAAGCAGAGATCGCCAACCTGACTGGTCGCCAATGGGTAGCATTAGCAAACCTGTTCGTCAGCCCCGGTGTCTCACGTGTAGATGCCAGTTCAGAGATGATCACCGCCTTTCGTTTTCGTGCCCATGGGCCGCGGGAAGCCTCGGCTTTCGAGAGACTGGCGCGTCGTAAGGCGCTGGCTTTGCCGCTGATCAATGTCGGCGTGCGCGTCATGCTGGATGCTGAGGGGGTGCGCATGCGGGATGTACGCATCAGCATTGGACCGGTCGCACCCATGCCATTCCGGGCACAGCAAGCAGAAGCAGTGCTCAAGAACCGCGTTATCGACCAGGATACGCTGACGGAGGCAGTTGAAGCCGCAGTGCTGGAGAGCAAACCACGCTCTAGCCTGCTCCGCGCCGGCAAGGAATATCGCCGAGAGCTTATCCGTGTGTTGACCAGACGCGCCCTGCTCAGGGCCATAGAAGCAGCAAGGGGGTAG
- the argH gene encoding argininosuccinate lyase produces MMLWGARFAKAMDEKTRCFNDSIAFDRRLYAADIKGSIAYASALMRAGWLTAEECSQLIAGLEQIRREFERESFQFHPDDEDIHTAVERRLTELLGPVAGKLHTGRSRNDQVSTDLRLYLMEEMARLRQYLAELQGAILDKAESCLDIIMPGYTHLQPAQPVLFSHWLMSFFWKFQRDRERLSDVQQHTAILPLGAGALAGNPFGIDRQALAAELGFAAIAENSMDAVSDRDYVVEFLAWAALLQVHLSNLAEDLILWSSHEFGFVQLDDAYCTGSSLMPQKKNPDTLELMRGKSGRVTGHLMGALMMLKGLPSGYNKDLQEDKEAIFDTIDTLSLELPIAAGVISTLRVNAARMSAALDEAMLATDLADYLVRKGVPFRQSHYLVGRAVKRAEALGVTLRELDLAEYQAIHAAFAEDLYAVFDYRQSVERRDVQGGTAPTAVRAQIKRARELVKEGGE; encoded by the coding sequence ATGATGCTGTGGGGAGCACGATTTGCTAAAGCGATGGATGAGAAGACGAGATGCTTCAATGACTCCATTGCCTTTGACCGACGGCTGTATGCTGCTGACATCAAGGGAAGCATAGCCTACGCTAGCGCTTTGATGCGGGCAGGATGGCTCACCGCTGAAGAGTGTAGCCAGCTCATCGCTGGCCTGGAACAGATACGGCGTGAATTCGAGAGGGAATCATTTCAGTTTCATCCTGATGACGAAGACATCCACACTGCTGTCGAGCGGCGGCTTACGGAGTTGTTGGGTCCTGTGGCGGGTAAATTGCATACCGGGCGATCGCGCAACGATCAAGTGAGCACCGACCTGCGTCTCTACCTGATGGAAGAGATGGCTCGCTTGCGCCAATATCTAGCTGAATTACAGGGAGCTATCCTAGATAAAGCCGAGTCCTGTCTGGACATCATCATGCCCGGTTACACGCACTTGCAGCCGGCGCAGCCAGTGCTTTTCAGCCATTGGCTGATGTCTTTCTTTTGGAAGTTTCAGCGCGACCGCGAACGGCTGAGCGACGTGCAGCAGCACACAGCCATATTGCCCTTGGGCGCAGGGGCGCTGGCCGGAAATCCATTCGGCATTGACCGCCAGGCCCTCGCGGCCGAATTGGGCTTTGCCGCTATTGCGGAGAACAGCATGGATGCCGTCAGTGACCGCGATTATGTGGTGGAATTCTTGGCTTGGGCGGCTTTGCTGCAAGTTCATCTCAGCAATCTGGCGGAAGACCTCATTCTGTGGAGCAGCCACGAGTTTGGCTTTGTGCAGTTGGACGATGCCTATTGCACCGGCTCCAGCCTGATGCCGCAGAAGAAAAATCCGGACACGCTGGAGTTGATGCGCGGCAAGAGCGGGAGAGTGACAGGGCATTTGATGGGCGCGTTGATGATGCTTAAAGGACTTCCATCCGGCTACAACAAGGATTTACAGGAAGATAAGGAAGCCATTTTCGACACAATAGACACGTTGTCCTTGGAACTACCTATCGCTGCCGGGGTTATCTCGACGCTGCGAGTGAACGCGGCGCGCATGTCCGCGGCGTTGGACGAGGCGATGCTGGCCACTGACCTGGCCGATTACCTGGTGCGCAAAGGCGTGCCCTTTCGCCAGAGCCATTACCTGGTAGGGCGAGCGGTGAAAAGAGCAGAAGCACTGGGCGTAACCCTGCGCGAACTGGATTTAGCCGAGTACCAAGCCATCCACGCGGCATTTGCAGAGGACCTCTACGCCGTCTTTGATTACCGCCAGTCGGTGGAGCGCCGCGATGTACAGGGAGGCACAGCACCAACTGCAGTTCGTGCGCAGATAAAAAGGGCGCGGGAGTTGGTGAAGGAGGGTGGGGAGTAA